aaaacataattttatttttccagtgctTGGCTTTATTGGGCTGGATGGAGGGTTCTTGGTGGTGGTGTAGCAACTCAAGGGTGGGAGCTCAGCTGGGACAGAGGGAAAAGGAGCTGCTTAGCCTCACTCCTGCAGATGACTTCACCTCTGATTGCTGCTGGTTCCCAATAATAaggggatgcttttccccagTGTTGATAAAGCGCTTCTGAACATAGTGGATGGGAGCTGCAGTAGGAGTTTGCAGGCATTatcctggctgctgggaatACAGGAGCCTGCACACAAATCTGACAGGAGTTGTTGGAGCACAGTTTGGCAGCTTTggatttttactttgttttgttaATTCAAGTGATTACAGACCCTGAACTACCTCTCACTCCCTCCTGAAGTTAGAGGATTACAAGGGCAGATGGTACAAGGTACCCGAGGTCCGACAGGGAAACCGGCTGCTCTGGCTGAAATTAGCAGCTCTAGCTGCTGTGCACTGCCTGTGTTTGCTCACACCTTGGCTTGCCAAGAAAAGTCTGGAGATGCCCCATGAGAATGCTTTCTGCTGGCCAGGGCTCCCATTGTGTTCCAAGGACATTTCCAGGCAGCGTCCTTGGGGTGTTTTAGGGAAGCAGCCGTGCTCCCCTTTCCACCACCTAGCTGAGGGAGTGACTTTGGGCTTACTGCAAAAGGGACAGTACCAGGAAGCTCCATGCTATGAAAATCTTGTGCCAAAGGTGGCATGGAAGCTGAGCAGCAAGACCTAAGGAAAACAGGAGGGAGCCACTTGGTATGGAAAAGGCTCTGCTCCCTGGAAAggggctgggacacagccagcTGCCTGGCCAGGACCACCACTATATTCCCATAGCATCAAGCTGCATCTCCTGGTGTTCTGCAGCCAGCTTACAGAAGAGCTGAATCTGCAGGAAGTTGTACCTCCACATCTGGGATAAACAAACCGTCCTTCACTGGAGGGTAACCACTGCAGGAGTAAGCCCTAGCGCTTAACCAGACTTACAGTGGCATTGCACCCACAGTTTATGGTGGTGTGAGTTTTTGGAGGGGATGTGGGACCTAGTCTTTCAAAGATGTTCCTACAAAATTAGGAATAGATAGATGTTCACATAGGAGTTGATTGTTCAGGAATTGGACAAGGATGTTGGAAGTCCTTTCCTGCTTTCAGGTTAATAGTCTTGTTTCCATTTTGCTGATAATCCTTTGCTTTTGCATGTGAGAGCCAGGTCATGGCATCATGCTGGAAACTCCTATTTCATCTATTGTTGGAGAAGATGTCCTGAATGTGTTTTGAACAGAGACTGCTCAGGAGCCAGGGGCTGTTTTCCCACCCTATACTGTAATTTTGTGTTTCCGTGACTGCGTTCACCTCTTTTGCTTCTTGACTTTCATGGCAACTTCTCCCACTTTGGGGCTTTTCCCAGGAAGAAATGATGTTGTTCCCAGGAAGAAATGATGAGGCATGGAGCATGCCTCTCTGTGCCTTCTCATGTGATGTTGATGTATGAGTTTACAGCTTCCCATTCCCAGTCTAACTGACCAACCATCACAATGTGTTCCCGGGATCTGAACAAAAAGGAAGGATGGCAGGGAGGAATGCTGGAATTGCACAAACAGGGTGGAACTGTGGGAAAACGTCAGTGTTAGTATTTATGCAAAAAACTGCAGTAGCCTTGCAGGGCCGTGGATGCCAGAGAGCTGGCCATAAATCACACCCTGACATccccagctcctcagcagctgaAATGTGCTTTTAACCCTGCACTGGCAATTCCAGTCCAGAGCATTTGTGGCAGAGCAGAAACCTTTTCTGGATGGTCCTGCAGGTGCATGAAGTGGAGCAATATATCTTGTGCTACACAGGGCATCTTCATCCCTGCCAGTCCCTTTGTGGGAAAGGTTTTGCTAATCCCTGCTCAACAATCTGGACGTGGAGTGGTATGTGGTGAGTTACAGGAAAATGTGTTTGGGTTCAGTGCATGTATGAGAGAGAAAATGGTTTGAAGTCAGATTACACCTTGCTCTGATTTGTCAGTGGAAGGGCTGCTCCACAGCTCTCCCCACCTAATTGCTGCAGATATGTTAAGGATCCTTCTCTTGATTTGTCTTTGCAGTTCTTCACTTGCCTGGTGATCCTGTTTGCCTGCGAAGTtgcagctggaatttggggttttgtcaACAAAGACCAAGTAAGGCTCTAAAACCTGTGTTTGTGGGACTGGGAGGCTGGGGCAGAACGGCAGCAGATCCCAGTATGAGCTGTTCTGCTCACAAACTGCTCCCAGACTGAGTAATGGGGGCTTGGATTAGCGGTGTGACCTGGGCAGGCCACCTCACTCCTCTTGGCCGGTCTGATGAACTTTAAATGTGAGCACCTGAGGTAGCAGCTGCCCTTAGGGTATGTAATTCCGTGTCTCGAATAAAAATAGCCTGTCTCGATTGGGTCTCCTCCTTGCTGCCACGCTGTCAGTCACAGAGGGAGTGGATTCGGGCATGAAGTTGTGAAGGAAAGCCATCTGCACATCCTCGGTGCCAGGGAACGAGGAGCGAACCCAGCCGGGTAGTGCCAGAGGGTGGGAATGCTGTTCAGGGAGAGCCTGCATTAACAGGATTGCTTGGTGcttcctgctcttctccagtGTCATAGAACCTGCTTCAGGTCATTTGTCTGCCAGCGCTGGGCTTGCTGTGATCCATATGCTGTGCACACATCAGGGGTCCAAATCCTGTATCTGTCCCTGCTAGGCACGCTGCTAGGGACTACTCAGATAAAGTTTCCTGGCTGGAGGAGCTGAACTCAAGGATAGAACTGGAAATTACAGCTTTTCACCTTCTGTTTCTGCTCACCTTCCATTCACTATGGTCACatgtgctcacacacacacaggtttGGGCTCGAAATGCAGAACTGCCCGTGCGTGGGAACCGTGGCTATGCTGCAGCAAGCAGCAGCCTGGGTGCTCATCACTGGGGCCTCAGGgggttggaggagagaaggGGACTGCTTGTGCTCAAAGTCAAGGTTAGACTCTCTGGCAGAGTAGGAAATGTGTTTACTTTCCTAAGAGACTTTAGCCAGCTGTGTAAGTAGGTGCTGGCCTGCTCAGCTTTCTCATGCTTGTGAGCAATGGCTCACAGGCTTGGTGTGCATGGGAACACCCTTGTAGTCATTCAGGAGAGCACGACTTCACTGGAATAAACTCTTCTGTGGCTAAACACTATTATGCAGGCACAGTGCTGTTTCCTAGCAACTTTAGTGAACTAATTAACCTCTGCAGAGGGGCTGTGCCTCCTGCAGATGTTAGTTTGTGAATCCTGAAGAGTCCAAGATGTGCAACTGCAACcgacagcaaaaaaaaagtgaaggcTGAGTAAGGAGAGACCCCACAGCTGTTGTGTCCCATCCTGGGGAGAAAGAACCTGGCCACTAGAGCATAAAGCTGAGAAATGTAGGATTTCCCAATTCAGAAGTGATGACCTCAGCccctaaaattaattttgcagttTAAAATGAAGGCTGGCAGTCTGTTTGCATCAGCTAGTTTTGCAGCCTTGATGATGAATGGGCTGTTTTGAAGTCCCTGCTCACAAGGCAGGCTTGCTTCTCCCTGCCttggctgggagcagcacaggctgggagggaAGCACTGGATGATCCCAGCCACCGAGAGATGTTTCCAGAAGGGACACTTTTTCTCAAAGCTGAAGGCAGTCTCTCCCTCACCTTGCCTTCTTGGAGATGCTGTAAATTCAGAATGGGGAGGCAATAAataggatttaattttttttaattttatttttatgtagcAGAATGAAATGGTTTGGTTGGAGAATATCATCCTCCAAAGCGAGCTTTTTTGAGTAGTGATGAAAGAGTTCTGGGATAATTGATTGAAACTGTGCATCATCTTGCTGCAGTTTCTTTTTTCGTATGCTAATCCACTCTGTGCTGCCAAGAGCAGATGTTCCAGGAagcattttccctttcttgcttttatgtttttcttttgcttctcttGCATGGCCTTCTTTCATCACTCTCTCTCAAATTATTGAAGGGTGTTAGAGGAGAATTCACAAGGCCAGTTCCCCTAAAAGTTAGGAGATTTTTGCACTGTGGAGCAGGCCCTCATGGGTGGTTGCAGTTCACTACCCACGAGGCAGGGTTAGAGTCTAGATAAGGTGTCTCACATAACCACTTACAGGACAGTGATGTCCGTAGGGACTCAGCCATGGTTTTAAATCCATCTAAATGCACCTAAGCTTCCTGACCCAAATGAGCTGTCTCACCAGGCTTTAGTGTGCAATCTCTCCCAAATTCCTGCCATCCCCTCTGAGCCACTCTGTAAGCCAAGGTGCCCATATTTACAGACAGCCTTGCCTGTGCACCCCGCCTCCTCCTGAGCCTGTCCAGACTCTGCAGCCTCAGTGGGACATATGTTGCCTGCCTGCTTTGTCAATGTGTAGTTCAAAAAGAGCCATTGCTGCCTTCCTGagaccagcagcacatccatgTGGGCTGAAGGCTGTCTCAACTTGTGGCTcatcctccaggccttggctgTCTTTATCTCCTAGACAGAGGCTGTGGAGCCCTTTGATAGTGTTGTCTGAAATCTGCTGGCTGGTGGATGGGGTTCTTAGTATttgtgacagctggaggggctgggagccctATGAAGGACAGGCTTTTTTTCATGTGCAAACAAATGGAGTCCaaattcatttaaaaactgCTGATCTTACTCCAAGTGCCATTAGAGGGAACCTGTCCTTCAGGCACATCTGCTGTATAGGTTTTCtccacctcttcctcctcctcctctggctgAAAAGGAGTTTTTCCTGTGTCTTTCCTAGATAGCCAAAGACGTGAAGCAGTTCTACGACCAAGCGCTTCAACAAGCGCTCATGGGAGAGTCAGATGCAAACAATGCCAAAGCTGTAGTGAAGACCTTCCATGAAACGGTAAGATGGTGGTGGTTGTGCTGGAGAATTAATAATGGAGGTCAGGAAAATGGATGGGAAAAGCAGTCTAAAGTGGATGATACTACGTGCAGGTCTTAGCCTAATCAAGTTTGTTGTTGTTACATTTTAAGAAGCAAAGTTGTGTCCTCTTCAGTATTCTCTCCATCACATGGTGCTGGGAAGTCTGGACCAAACTCTGATTAAGTTGCTTTTCATTTACCTCAGCACGCCTGTTTAAGTAAAATTCAGTGGAAGAAGAATATAGCTCTGAGGAATTAATCCTGATACTTGGTCCATTCAGCAGGAAACAAAATCCCTGGAGAGTTGGGTTCATTCTCCTTCAGCAAATCTATGCCAGATCTGTCTGGAACTATTGTAGGAGGCAGCTGCATtgcatggaaagaaaaaagttggTTAGGTGACTTATTCCCCACCCTTGTTTCCCCCTCCAAGATGCCTCCTCAATCTTCAGTGACTTCAAGAATGTGTAATGCTGGGGATAGCATTGCATAAGTGTTTGCTGTCTGCTAATGTTGGCTCTccattgttgttttttttcttctctctatgTAGCTGGACTGCTGTGGTTCTGATATTATGACTTCGACTTTCACTCCTCTGTGGAGGGATGACCTCTGCCGAAAGGACTCCCTGAAAAGCTATTTTGAGGTAGGCACAGTTGCTCTTCAgtcagcacagctgcttcagGAAACCTTGGTTGCCaaggaaattttgggatttaCTGGGAAATAGATAAGGGGTAGAGATTTCATTTATTTGGGGATGGTGTAGAAGGATGTTAAAGGCTCCCATTTGGTTCTTCCTTTGCTGATCCTGCTTTAGGGCACTGACAGGTGCAGAGGGGTGAAGTCTGGTTGGAAGTCCTGGGGCCAGGACCTGGGCCAGGGGGAAGCTGACCTACCTTTCTCGGTGCTGGGGGTGGGTGAGGGGAAAGCAGGCTGTCTGACTGGTGTGCTTCTCTGCCTCAGAACACAAACTGCCACAAAAAAATCGATGAGCTCTTCTCTGGGAAGCTCTACCTGATCGGTATCGCTGCTGTCGTGGTTGCTGTGATCATGGTAAGTGTGACAGCCTGGTGGGACAGGGAAAAGACACCTCGGGGTACCCTggtcctcttccagctgggcTGGATCTATCCCTCTCCTCTGGATGCCCCTGCAACTCCACAGCACCAGCCCTGTGCACCACAGAGCCCTGGAACACGACGAGACCAAGGGCTTCATCATCCCTCTGGGGAGTTGGGATGTTAGGGGAGGCACCTGGCAAGCTCAGTAGAGCAGGAGCACCTGCAAGCCCAGCCGAAAGGGCAGACCACCACTGAAACCTCCTCCAAAACCACTTGTTCTACAGGCTGCCATGTTTTGTTGCTGGGATCTGCAGCGAGAAGGGATTTGCTTGCTTTGCTCCTTCGGGTTTGCTCCCTAGTGAGGGTTGGGTACTGTGGAGGTGTAACATGGCATCTGTGCAAAGGCTGGGCTGTAGTGCTGGAGGGATCTCAAGGCATTTGCTGTGTAGCTGGCGGCCAAAAAGCTTGTCAGGTAccaccactgctgccagtgAGAGACGGGGGGACAGCTCCTTATCTCAAGTTGGCCAATTCCATAtgaaaacagcaacaaagaTGTTGCATCGCTGCCCTTACCTCTGGCATGAGAGTGTTAATGTGGAGTGGGGGACCTTGGGATGGGGGAGCTCTTGCATCATACTGGTTGTTGCCTCAGTGGTGCCCCTGTCTCTCAACAGATCTTTGAGATGATCCTGAGTATGGTGCTGTGCTGTGGCATAAGGAACAGCTCTGTCTACTGAGCCGTGAGAGCCgggcaggggaaggggggaTCAGGGCGGACGGCGCTAGAGGGGACCCCAAGTGCCACCGAGTGACCAGGAGACATTTCAACAACAGACAAAGAAAATG
This window of the Anomalospiza imberbis isolate Cuckoo-Finch-1a 21T00152 chromosome 6, ASM3175350v1, whole genome shotgun sequence genome carries:
- the CD81 gene encoding CD81 antigen, with the translated sequence MGVEGCTKCIKYLLFVFNFIFWLAGGIILGVALWLRHDSQTTNILYLQLGDKQAPNTFYVGIYILIAVGAVMMFVGFLGCYGAIQESQCLLGTFFTCLVILFACEVAAGIWGFVNKDQIAKDVKQFYDQALQQALMGESDANNAKAVVKTFHETLDCCGSDIMTSTFTPLWRDDLCRKDSLKSYFENTNCHKKIDELFSGKLYLIGIAAVVVAVIMIFEMILSMVLCCGIRNSSVY